A window of the Nocardia sp. NBC_01329 genome harbors these coding sequences:
- a CDS encoding helix-turn-helix domain-containing protein, protein MANGSTLPRRALGRQLRKLRDRAGLTQTAASRVAEISPQSYGRIEDGRQTKVTDLGLNALANAYKATDEERQLLLDLAREIRIATASGGSWWRGYTDAIASGFDHYLSLEESASWVTSWQTTVIPGLLQTREYRRAIDWSLNPNAATEDVERKLDVITRRQDLLDQPGFRFEALLSEAVIRYQIGGAAVMADQLQHLIERTELSGVEIRIVPFAEADPVGLLAKSFVLISFPPLSSSRLQEPPVAYTELLTGDLYMERGPELDRYAQEAERIRHVAWSESASRDAMLRVHKELK, encoded by the coding sequence ATGGCAAACGGATCTACGCTTCCACGACGGGCTTTGGGTCGCCAACTGCGAAAACTCCGCGATAGAGCCGGTCTCACTCAGACGGCAGCGTCACGGGTAGCCGAGATATCTCCGCAGTCCTACGGCCGGATCGAGGACGGCCGACAGACGAAGGTCACCGATCTCGGACTGAACGCCCTTGCCAATGCCTACAAGGCCACGGACGAAGAGCGCCAACTACTTCTGGACCTGGCCCGGGAGATCCGGATAGCTACGGCGTCGGGCGGCAGCTGGTGGCGCGGTTACACAGACGCGATTGCCTCGGGATTCGATCACTACCTGTCGCTCGAGGAGTCGGCGTCCTGGGTGACCAGCTGGCAGACGACTGTCATACCCGGGCTGTTGCAGACTCGCGAATACCGTCGGGCCATCGACTGGTCATTGAACCCGAACGCCGCCACCGAAGATGTGGAACGCAAGCTCGACGTGATCACCCGGCGGCAAGACTTGCTGGATCAGCCCGGGTTCCGTTTCGAAGCACTGCTCAGCGAGGCGGTGATCCGGTACCAGATCGGCGGGGCGGCGGTCATGGCCGATCAACTCCAGCACCTCATCGAGCGGACCGAGCTCTCCGGCGTCGAGATCCGGATCGTGCCATTCGCCGAAGCAGATCCGGTGGGACTTCTGGCCAAGAGCTTCGTCCTGATCTCCTTCCCACCCCTATCGTCCAGCAGGCTCCAAGAACCGCCGGTGGCCTACACAGAGCTGCTGACCGGTGACCTCTACATGGAACGAGGCCCGGAACTGGATCGGTATGCCCAGGAGGCCGAGCGAATTCGGCATGTAGCGTGGTCCGAGTCGGCATCCAGGGATGCGATGCTGCGAGTACATAAGGAGCTGAAATGA
- a CDS encoding DUF397 domain-containing protein: MMDLSGARWFKSTKSGGGRDCVEAAHLYGGYVGVRDSKNPTGPALVFTPSEWDAFIGGAKDGEFDRP; this comes from the coding sequence ATGATGGACCTGTCCGGCGCACGGTGGTTCAAGAGCACCAAGAGCGGAGGCGGTCGGGATTGCGTAGAGGCCGCCCACCTGTATGGCGGGTACGTCGGCGTCCGCGATTCCAAGAACCCCACAGGGCCCGCACTCGTCTTCACCCCGAGCGAATGGGATGCCTTCATCGGCGGCGCGAAAGACGGCGAGTTCGACCGCCCCTGA
- a CDS encoding lysophospholipid acyltransferase family protein: MNERVARPKGLGKRAWVTTELVRRVLRISAWSKFVRVTVIGRELVPRTGPVIVAGNHISMLDAVFLWGALRRRAVAIAMAELWSWPVVGWLVRRLGQIPVVRRDSASGQSALAQGEQVLRHGGVLIIYPEGRLVAPGESEPYKPGVAKLALASGVPVVPVGTTGTDEVMPMRRLRAGRPAFDRRRRVTVRFGNPLDPAEFDDPQQFLDRLRQRIEELRDAPELREP; the protein is encoded by the coding sequence ATGAACGAGCGAGTCGCGCGGCCCAAGGGGCTCGGTAAACGCGCCTGGGTGACCACGGAACTGGTCCGGCGGGTACTGCGGATATCGGCGTGGTCGAAATTCGTGCGGGTCACTGTGATCGGACGTGAGCTGGTTCCGCGGACCGGCCCGGTGATCGTGGCCGGCAACCACATCTCCATGCTGGACGCGGTGTTCCTGTGGGGTGCGCTGCGGCGGCGAGCGGTGGCCATTGCGATGGCCGAACTCTGGTCGTGGCCGGTGGTGGGATGGCTGGTGCGGCGGCTGGGGCAGATCCCGGTGGTGCGCCGCGACAGCGCGTCCGGGCAATCAGCGCTGGCCCAGGGCGAGCAGGTCCTCCGACACGGAGGTGTGCTCATCATCTACCCGGAGGGACGGCTGGTCGCGCCCGGCGAGTCCGAACCGTACAAGCCAGGGGTGGCGAAACTGGCTCTCGCGTCCGGAGTGCCGGTGGTGCCGGTGGGTACCACCGGCACCGACGAGGTCATGCCGATGCGGCGGCTCCGGGCCGGTCGCCCGGCCTTCGATCGGCGGCGCCGGGTGACCGTTCGGTTCGGAAACCCCCTCGACCCGGCGGAATTCGACGATCCGCAGCAGTTCCTCGATCGGCTGCGGCAGCGAATCGAGGAATTGCGCGATGCCCCGGAACTACGGGAACCGTGA
- a CDS encoding RNA polymerase sigma factor, with product MDRHEGRAAVAAVWHIESARIVGALARYTGEFTLAEDLAQEALAEALVTWPRDGVPRNPAGWLLTVGRRRAIDGFRRRAALDDRYAALARELGEGGVAAGSDPADPMRVAEQVLWDPDRIDDDVLALMFVACHPVLLPEGRVALTLRVIGGLTSDEIARAFLVPTATVQARITRAKKTLAAARVPFEIPPAAERAGRLISVLRVIYVIFTEGSSASSGTDLIRFDLAAEAQRLARVLARLLPDEPEVHSLLALLELTAARFPARTGPEGEPVLLEDQDRRRWDRSAIRRGRAALARAERARRGLGIYGLQAAIAECHAVAPSVADTDWDRIVLLYEALGRLAPAPVVEVNRAVAVAMARGPAAALPIVDELEAAGELANSHLLPSVRGELLIRLGRTDEARAELHRAIARCGNARERSVLERKIELLDPGTVA from the coding sequence GTGGATCGGCACGAGGGCCGGGCGGCGGTGGCTGCGGTCTGGCACATCGAATCGGCGCGGATCGTCGGTGCGCTCGCCCGCTACACCGGTGAGTTCACCCTCGCCGAAGATCTCGCCCAGGAAGCCCTTGCCGAAGCCTTGGTGACCTGGCCGCGCGACGGTGTGCCCCGCAATCCCGCTGGTTGGCTGCTCACCGTCGGGCGGCGCCGGGCGATCGACGGGTTCCGCCGCCGTGCCGCTCTAGACGACCGCTACGCCGCCCTCGCCCGGGAACTGGGTGAGGGCGGCGTCGCCGCCGGCAGCGACCCGGCGGACCCGATGCGGGTCGCCGAGCAGGTGCTGTGGGATCCGGACCGGATCGATGACGATGTCCTCGCCCTGATGTTCGTCGCCTGTCATCCGGTCCTGCTGCCGGAGGGGCGGGTGGCCCTCACACTCCGGGTGATCGGGGGTCTCACCAGCGACGAGATCGCCCGGGCATTCCTGGTGCCGACAGCCACCGTCCAGGCACGGATCACCCGGGCGAAGAAAACGCTGGCCGCGGCCCGAGTGCCGTTCGAGATTCCCCCGGCGGCCGAACGCGCGGGCCGGCTCATCTCCGTGCTGCGGGTGATCTACGTGATCTTCACCGAGGGATCGTCGGCCAGTTCCGGTACCGACCTCATCCGATTCGATCTGGCCGCCGAAGCCCAGCGACTGGCCCGGGTGCTGGCTCGGCTCCTTCCGGACGAACCCGAGGTACACAGCCTGTTGGCGTTACTGGAACTGACCGCGGCCCGGTTTCCGGCCCGGACCGGCCCCGAGGGCGAACCGGTCCTGCTGGAGGACCAGGACCGGCGGCGCTGGGACCGCTCGGCGATCCGTCGCGGCCGGGCGGCCCTGGCCCGCGCCGAACGGGCGCGCCGCGGGCTGGGGATATACGGGCTGCAGGCCGCGATCGCCGAGTGTCACGCGGTCGCGCCGTCGGTGGCCGATACCGACTGGGATCGGATCGTCCTGCTCTACGAGGCGTTGGGCCGGCTCGCGCCGGCGCCGGTGGTCGAGGTGAACCGGGCGGTGGCGGTCGCGATGGCGCGGGGTCCGGCGGCGGCGCTGCCGATCGTCGACGAGCTGGAGGCCGCCGGAGAACTGGCGAATTCGCATCTGCTGCCCAGCGTGCGCGGTGAACTGCTCATCCGGTTGGGTCGTACGGACGAGGCACGCGCCGAACTGCACCGGGCGATCGCCCGGTGCGGCAACGCACGTGAGCGGTCGGTACTGGAGCGAAAGATCGAACTTCTGGACCCGGGCACGGTCGCGTGA
- a CDS encoding YciI family protein, translating into MKYMLIMRATDEAFAAMGDIDFTEMLETIGKFNDELIRAGVLLAAEGLDDAAEGVVVDYSSADPVVTDGPYGETKELFNGYYILNVASKEEAVEWAKRMPMTGAGFKTEIRRVSTIDEFPQDNVWIQKERAWREATGQL; encoded by the coding sequence ATGAAATACATGCTGATCATGCGCGCCACCGACGAAGCCTTCGCCGCGATGGGCGATATCGACTTCACCGAGATGCTGGAGACGATCGGCAAGTTCAACGACGAATTGATCCGGGCCGGTGTGCTGCTTGCCGCGGAAGGCCTCGACGACGCCGCCGAAGGAGTCGTCGTCGACTACTCGTCGGCGGACCCGGTGGTGACCGACGGACCGTACGGGGAGACCAAAGAGCTCTTCAACGGCTACTACATCCTCAATGTCGCCTCGAAGGAAGAGGCCGTCGAATGGGCCAAACGGATGCCGATGACCGGCGCCGGCTTCAAAACCGAGATCCGGCGGGTCAGCACCATCGACGAATTCCCCCAGGACAATGTCTGGATCCAGAAGGAACGGGCCTGGCGCGAAGCCACCGGGCAGCTCTGA
- a CDS encoding DUF7144 family membrane protein: protein MTTDPAAPTAGRTAATGAHAAGTGERPVKQAVAGGTSIAAAALLLVSGFITLFQGISAAANDDVFVAGPNYVYELDLTSWGWIHIVFGILLILTGLALFTGALWARITAIGLVALSIVANFLWIPWYPLWSILIIAIDIVIIWAIATWDTDRV from the coding sequence ATGACCACCGACCCCGCAGCACCGACCGCCGGTAGAACAGCGGCCACCGGGGCACATGCGGCCGGCACCGGCGAGCGGCCGGTGAAACAGGCCGTCGCCGGCGGTACGTCCATAGCGGCGGCGGCACTGCTTCTGGTCTCCGGGTTCATCACCCTGTTCCAGGGGATCTCCGCGGCCGCCAACGACGATGTGTTCGTCGCCGGTCCGAACTATGTGTACGAACTGGACCTCACCAGCTGGGGCTGGATCCATATCGTCTTCGGCATCCTGCTGATCCTCACCGGTCTGGCGCTCTTCACCGGGGCACTGTGGGCGCGGATCACCGCGATCGGCCTGGTCGCCCTGTCGATCGTGGCGAATTTCCTGTGGATCCCCTGGTATCCGCTGTGGTCGATCCTGATCATCGCGATCGATATCGTGATCATCTGGGCCATCGCCACCTGGGACACCGATCGGGTCTGA
- a CDS encoding cation:proton antiporter — translation MTLSAAPVDQESSAIVSLFWIAAAAVAAPLVSRLVRGLIPDVVVLLVLGIVLGPFATGLADTAGGVQLLSELGLGMLFLLAGYELDTRLLRGKPGRAAWLTWLAGLGFALLMVWLAAPGAGFTTAIAVAIALTSTALGTLLPIVKQDGVLDQPLGRAVLAHGAVGELGPVLAMSILLTRQNLPAALLVLLLFAAAAGVVSWVPQRILDRHPGTERVLAALTTGANQLPVRLVFLLLLILMTVAEVFDLDVVLGAFAAGLILRRLIAETHPEIQASLETIGYGVLIPIFFVVSGMGIDPASVIDEPVRWVVFVLAIAVARGVTVWLSERFVPHGANLEFPRERVQLALYAATGLPIIVAVTQVATRSGLIDADLASTLVAAGATTVLLFPLIAKWVRGPATPTDEPHATSSRNRQWRPWSFD, via the coding sequence ATGACGCTCTCGGCGGCCCCCGTGGATCAGGAGTCGTCGGCGATCGTCTCGCTGTTCTGGATCGCGGCCGCCGCGGTGGCCGCGCCGCTGGTGTCGCGGCTGGTCCGCGGGCTGATACCCGATGTAGTCGTCCTGTTGGTGCTCGGCATCGTGCTGGGCCCCTTCGCGACCGGGCTGGCCGATACCGCGGGCGGGGTGCAGTTGCTGAGCGAACTCGGTCTTGGCATGTTGTTCCTGCTCGCCGGCTACGAACTGGACACCCGGCTGCTGCGCGGCAAACCGGGCCGGGCCGCCTGGCTGACCTGGCTGGCCGGGCTGGGGTTCGCACTGCTCATGGTGTGGCTGGCCGCGCCGGGCGCCGGGTTCACCACCGCCATCGCGGTTGCCATCGCCCTCACCTCGACCGCGCTGGGCACCCTGCTACCGATCGTGAAACAGGACGGTGTCCTCGATCAGCCGCTGGGCCGGGCGGTGCTCGCGCACGGCGCGGTGGGTGAGCTCGGCCCGGTACTGGCGATGTCGATACTGCTCACCCGCCAGAACCTGCCGGCCGCCCTGCTGGTACTGCTGCTGTTCGCGGCCGCCGCGGGAGTGGTTTCGTGGGTACCGCAACGCATTCTGGACCGCCATCCCGGCACCGAACGCGTCCTCGCCGCCCTGACCACCGGCGCCAACCAGCTGCCGGTCCGGCTCGTGTTCCTCCTGTTGCTGATCCTCATGACGGTGGCCGAGGTTTTCGATCTCGACGTCGTGCTGGGCGCTTTCGCGGCGGGACTGATCCTGCGCCGGCTCATCGCCGAAACCCATCCCGAGATCCAGGCTTCGCTGGAAACGATCGGGTACGGGGTATTGATACCGATCTTCTTCGTCGTGTCCGGGATGGGTATCGACCCGGCGTCGGTGATCGACGAACCGGTCCGGTGGGTCGTCTTCGTGCTGGCGATCGCCGTCGCCCGTGGGGTGACGGTGTGGTTGAGCGAGCGGTTCGTCCCGCACGGAGCCAATCTGGAATTCCCGCGCGAGCGGGTGCAGCTCGCGCTGTACGCGGCCACCGGGTTGCCGATCATCGTCGCGGTCACCCAGGTAGCGACCCGGTCCGGTCTCATCGACGCGGATCTGGCCTCGACCCTGGTCGCGGCCGGGGCCACCACGGTTCTGTTGTTCCCGCTGATCGCGAAGTGGGTGCGCGGCCCGGCTACCCCGACGGATGAGCCGCACGCGACGTCGTCGCGAAACAGGCAGTGGCGACCATGGAGCTTCGACTAG